From the genome of Mixophyes fleayi isolate aMixFle1 chromosome 2, aMixFle1.hap1, whole genome shotgun sequence, one region includes:
- the OBI1 gene encoding ORC ubiquitin ligase 1, with amino-acid sequence MAQNVQNVTIALTLPITCHICLGKVRQPVICVNYHVFCSVCIELWLKNNNQCPACRVPITPENPCKDIIGGTSENECVVSHSIRKHLRKTRLELLHKEYEDEIESLVKESEELKRTNLKLEEQLRELADPAATLSPCHCGDNPADDRSNISDELLVEWNRKLDMVNAANKKVTEDIEKLKEENKKLKNENIEFVRENLRLKNEVDIRSPQKFGRFTVAALQAKVDQYERETSRLKKALERSDQYIEEVEAQIKELKRPSENEQKENPECQNAAFVEVHANGARSAQLCAKANAGELFPNHNHKTGTTPEGSNSICSTSNGHAYGLNKAQSINGHLVSPELKTKVSGYPSTMLDASEQMHWDKSKPRGGTETLLQNFASPSSSLPFSSLQLNTPHSKAGDSVNHGSLKKPLTYLRKLVFDDLPGKRELGKLAFAKNRLNTGESTDLQESKPIFGNFCQNNCGQQKEDSDLPRKTDNSLQVGKQGANSADKRSVGALTTISGEGVTRTRTSSENSMDTAFHDKVTEFSYMMCDLEGQKIAHHGNESLLSPKQQIQSNSTIQVCKNSKKATLSHQAKSINPKTYGSHSPYSSSANENGKQSQFFRCPLPSDTNEKDFENNLFNTNTPCMSSSQPEGEVIFQPSSFNVALSGLTTESTCQCTCIPQSSNNSPPAKRKMLNPYNDSPSKSLKH; translated from the exons ATGGCACAGAACGTTCAGAATGTGACCATCGCTCTCACTCTCCCGATCACCTGTCACATCTGCCTGGGCAAG gTACGTCAGCCTGTCATATGTGTCAACTATCATGTCTTCTGTTCTGTTTGCATTGAATTGTGGTTGAAAAACAACAACCAATGCCCAGCCTGCAGGGTGCCTATTACGCCTGAGAATCCCTGCAAGGATATCATAG gCGGGAcaagtgaaaatgaatgtgttgtcaGTCATTCAATCCGAAAACACCTCCGGAAAACTAGACTTGAGCTTCTCCACAAAGAATATGAG GATGAAATAGAGTCTCTAGTAAAAGAGTCAGAAGAGCTAAAAAGAACAAATCTTAAGTTAGAGGAGCAACTTCGTGAATTAGCGGATCCTGCTGCCACTTTGTCACCCTGCCATTGTGGAGACAATCCAGCCGATGATAGAAGCAACATTAGTGATGAACTGCTAGTGGAGTGGAACAGAAAGCTTGACATGGTGAATGCTGCAAACAAGAAAGTGACAGAAGACATAGAAAAGCTAAAAGAG gaaAATAAGAAGCTGAAAAATGAGAATATTGAATTTGTGAGAGAAAATTTAAGATTGAAAAATGAAGTAGACATCCGGTCACCACAGAA ATTTGGAAGGTTTACAGTGGCTGCGTTACAAGCGAAAGTAGATCAGTATGAACGAGAAACAAGCAGACTTAAAAAAGCTCTAGAGAGGAGTGATCAATACATAGAAGAAGTGGAAGCTCAGATTAAGGAACTGAAAAGGCCATCAGAGAATGAGCAAAAAGAAAATCCTGAATGTCAAAACGCTGCCTTTGTGGAAGTGCATGCAAATGGTGCTAGAAGTGCACAACTCTGTGCAAAAGCTAATGCAGGAGAACTGTTTCCAAACCACAATCATAAAACTGGAACCACTCCAGAGGGTTCCAACAGCATCTGCTCCACTTCAAATGGACACGCATATGGATTAAACAAAGCACAATCTATAAATGGACATTTAGTTTCACCTGAACTAAAAACCAAAGTAAGTGGATACCCTTCTACTATGTTGGATGCTAGTGAACAAATGCATTGGGATAAGAGCAAGCCAAGAGGTGGTACAGAAACATTGCTCCAAAACTTTGCTAGCCCTTCTTCATCGCTGCCTTTCAGCTCCCTTCAGCTGAACACGCCACACAGCAAAGCAGGGGATTCAGTCAACCATGGTAGTTTAAAAAAGCCTCTGACGTATCTTAGAAAATTAGTGTTTGATGACTTACCTGGAAAAAGGGAACTGGGCAAACTGGCCTTTGCAAAAAATCGTTTGAACACTGGTGAGAGCACAGATCTTCAGGAATCCAAACCTATTTTTGGGAATTTTTGCCAAAATAATTGTGGACAGCAGAAGGAGGACTCTGATTTACCCAGAAAAACTGACAATAGTTTGCAAGTGGGAAAACAAGGGGCAAATTCAGCAGATAAAAGATCAGTCGGAGCGCTAACCACGATAAGTGGTGAAGGCGTTACCCGCACCAGAACCTCAAGTGAGAACTCCATGGATACAGCCTTCCATGATAAAGTCACAGAGTTCAGTTACATGATGTGTGATCTGGAAGGCCAGAAAATTGCTCATCATGGCAATGAGTCTCTTCtgtctccaaaacagcagattCAAAGTAACTCTACAATTCAAGTTTGTAAAAACTCTAAAAAAGCTACATTGTCTCATCAAGCAAAAAGTATAAACCCTAAAACATATGGTTCACATAGCCCATATTCTTCATCTGCAAATGAGAACGGTAAACAGTCACAATTCTTTAGGTGCCCATTGCCCAGTGATACCAATGAAAAGGACTTTGAAAACAATCTGTTTAATACAAATACTCcctgtatgtcatcatcacaacCTGAAGGTGAAGTTATATTTCAGCCCTCCTCTTTTAATGTGGCCTTGTCAGGACTTACTACAGAATCAACTTGTCAGTGCACTTGTATCCCTCAAAGCTCCAATAACAGTCCCCCAGCCAAACGAAAAATGCTTAACCCATATAATGACAGTCCTTCAAAATCATTGAAACACTGA